Proteins from a genomic interval of Oceanidesulfovibrio indonesiensis:
- a CDS encoding ammonium transporter: protein MISRITVHKSRLVLGMAALGVLTAPGLALAQDAPEMLLQSNANILWTLIAAILVMFMQAGFACVECGFTRAKNAGNILMKNYLDFSAGAIAFFLVGFGLMFGADVSGVFGSSGFALGGTDSTTADGQWTLTFWFFQSVFAATAATIVSGAVAERTKFASYIVLSIIITGFIYPISGHWAWGSLWLGDAGAGWLENLGFADFAGSTVVHSVGAWVGLAGAMVLGPRLGKYSADGTPRAIPGHNIPLAALGVFILWFGWFGFNPGSTTTADGTIGYIAVNTSLCAAAGTLGAMLTVWLKYGKPDPSMTMNGALAGLVAITAGCYELAPLGAIGLGIVAGIVCVFSVEFLDKVLKIDDPVGAISVHGVCGALGTLAVGLLAAPGYGDLTGLFYGGSINQLFVQALGVAVVFAWAFGTGFIAFTVVKAVMGVRATKEEETKGLDISEHGMEGYNGFQIFTVE from the coding sequence ATGATTTCTCGGATTACGGTTCACAAAAGTCGTCTCGTCCTCGGGATGGCTGCTTTGGGTGTCCTGACGGCGCCCGGGCTCGCATTGGCGCAGGATGCACCGGAGATGCTGCTGCAGAGCAACGCGAACATTCTTTGGACGCTCATCGCCGCCATTCTGGTCATGTTCATGCAGGCGGGCTTTGCCTGTGTCGAGTGCGGTTTCACCCGCGCCAAGAACGCCGGCAACATCCTCATGAAGAACTATCTCGACTTTTCCGCCGGCGCCATCGCATTCTTTCTCGTCGGCTTCGGTCTCATGTTCGGCGCGGACGTGAGCGGCGTGTTCGGAAGCTCCGGCTTCGCTCTTGGCGGCACCGACTCGACCACGGCCGACGGCCAGTGGACGCTGACGTTCTGGTTCTTCCAGTCCGTGTTCGCCGCCACCGCCGCCACCATCGTCTCCGGCGCCGTGGCGGAGCGCACCAAGTTCGCCTCGTACATTGTCCTGTCCATCATCATCACCGGCTTTATCTACCCCATTTCCGGACACTGGGCCTGGGGCAGCCTGTGGCTGGGCGATGCCGGCGCCGGCTGGCTGGAGAATCTCGGCTTTGCGGACTTCGCCGGCTCTACGGTGGTACACTCCGTGGGCGCGTGGGTCGGTCTTGCCGGCGCCATGGTTCTCGGGCCGCGCCTTGGCAAGTACAGCGCCGACGGCACCCCCAGGGCCATTCCCGGCCACAACATTCCGCTGGCTGCACTCGGCGTATTTATTCTCTGGTTCGGGTGGTTCGGGTTCAACCCCGGTTCCACCACCACGGCTGACGGCACCATCGGCTATATCGCCGTGAACACCTCCCTGTGCGCAGCCGCCGGCACTCTGGGCGCAATGCTCACGGTGTGGCTCAAGTACGGCAAGCCCGATCCTTCCATGACCATGAACGGCGCGCTGGCCGGCCTGGTTGCGATAACGGCCGGTTGTTACGAGCTCGCGCCACTGGGCGCCATCGGCCTCGGCATCGTGGCCGGCATCGTCTGCGTGTTCTCTGTCGAATTCCTGGACAAGGTTCTCAAGATCGACGACCCGGTAGGCGCCATCTCGGTGCATGGAGTGTGCGGCGCGCTGGGCACCTTGGCTGTCGGCCTGCTGGCCGCTCCGGGTTACGGTGATCTGACAGGTTTGTTCTACGGCGGTTCGATCAATCAGCTCTTTGTGCAGGCTCTGGGTGTCGCCGTGGTCTTCGCCTGGGCCTTTGGAACCGGCTTCATCGCCTTCACGGTTGTCAAGGCCGTCATGGGCGTTCGCGCCACCAAGGAAGAAGAGACGAAGGGCCTGGATATCTCCGAGCATGGCATGGAAGGCTACAACGGCTTCCAGATATTCACCGTCGAGTAA
- a CDS encoding P-II family nitrogen regulator, whose product MKLVIAYLRPESLTSVKQALYAKQIYGMSVTNILGSGRQKGFTETYRGVVMEVNLLKKVRIEVALPESKVEEAIQAIMGASKTGKEGDGVILVQDVEKSYRVRTGEEGLS is encoded by the coding sequence ATGAAGCTCGTTATCGCATACCTCAGGCCCGAGAGCCTGACGTCGGTCAAACAGGCGCTCTACGCCAAGCAGATATACGGCATGTCCGTCACGAATATCCTTGGTTCGGGACGTCAGAAAGGCTTCACCGAGACATACCGCGGTGTGGTCATGGAAGTGAACCTGCTCAAGAAGGTTCGCATCGAGGTGGCTTTGCCCGAATCCAAGGTCGAGGAAGCCATCCAGGCAATCATGGGCGCGTCCAAGACGGGCAAGGAGGGCGACGGCGTCATTCTCGTCCAGGATGTCGAAAAATCCTACCGCGTCCGTACCGGCGAGGAGGGCTTGAGCTAA
- a CDS encoding DHH family phosphoesterase yields the protein MAYFRQLDTQLATLQKLFDRDQKWLIMVNADPDALGSAMALKRIMSYRVADVGISHVNEVTRPDNLSMIRYLNIPTRRFTPAIAEQYDKFALVDSQPHHHKNFEGLHFSIVLDHHPQVEGKPVQADYKEIKPEYGSNCTLLTEYLHNLNIRPGKLLATALMYGIKSDTSSFERSFCDVDVKAFRYLSKHADHNLIRKIVRSEFRLEWLEYFSLAFSKLNIKKNGAHVYLGEVDNPDILVILADFFLRIHEIVWSTVAGVFGDTLIVIFRSDGVSRDVRELGKKAAAIFGDVGSAGGHAAMARAEVKLGDIPGQDPERFILSRLGLL from the coding sequence ATGGCATACTTCAGACAGCTCGACACGCAGCTCGCGACTCTGCAGAAATTGTTCGACCGGGACCAGAAATGGTTGATCATGGTGAACGCCGACCCGGACGCGCTGGGCTCTGCCATGGCGCTCAAACGCATCATGAGCTATCGCGTGGCCGATGTGGGCATCTCCCACGTGAACGAGGTGACGCGGCCGGACAACCTCTCCATGATCCGCTACCTGAACATCCCGACCAGGCGTTTCACGCCGGCCATTGCCGAGCAGTACGACAAGTTCGCCCTGGTGGACTCCCAGCCCCACCACCACAAGAATTTTGAGGGCCTTCATTTCTCAATTGTCCTGGACCACCACCCCCAGGTGGAAGGAAAACCCGTGCAGGCGGACTACAAGGAAATCAAGCCGGAGTACGGTTCGAACTGCACCCTGCTCACCGAGTACCTGCACAACCTGAACATCCGGCCCGGGAAACTCCTCGCCACCGCGCTCATGTACGGCATCAAGTCCGACACATCGAGCTTCGAGCGCAGCTTCTGCGATGTGGACGTGAAAGCCTTCCGCTATCTCTCCAAACACGCGGACCACAATCTCATCCGCAAGATCGTTCGCAGCGAGTTCCGACTGGAGTGGCTGGAATACTTCTCTCTCGCCTTCTCCAAGCTGAACATAAAAAAGAACGGCGCACACGTGTATCTTGGAGAGGTGGACAATCCGGACATCCTCGTCATCCTCGCGGACTTCTTCCTGCGAATCCATGAGATCGTCTGGTCCACGGTGGCCGGCGTGTTCGGGGACACCCTCATCGTCATCTTCCGGAGCGACGGTGTCTCACGCGATGTTCGCGAGCTGGGCAAAAAGGCTGCGGCCATCTTCGGCGACGTAGGGTCGGCCGGCGGCCACGCCGCCATGGCGCGCGCCGAAGTGAAGCTGGGCGACATCCCCGGACAGGATCCGGAGCGCTTCATCCTCTCACGTCTGGGCCTCCTTTGA
- a CDS encoding bifunctional adenosylcobinamide kinase/adenosylcobinamide-phosphate guanylyltransferase, which produces MIALFIGGEKSGKSDLALERFLDLPAPRTLVVTGKAQDFSFRRRIEAHRQDPRRSGAQMRVAEAGIDLAAPLARHAENGVASLLVDSLDYWVFAVLEAEGETGLATRVGELVDTLDSFARAGAPNVVLVSCEVGLGPIAASPEIRAFVRSLGECNRRIAGTCDEATFCAAGLPMQLKTR; this is translated from the coding sequence ATGATCGCTCTGTTCATCGGCGGCGAAAAATCCGGAAAATCCGACCTCGCGCTTGAACGATTCCTCGATCTTCCGGCGCCTCGGACCCTTGTGGTCACGGGCAAGGCGCAGGACTTTTCGTTCCGCCGCCGCATCGAGGCGCACCGTCAGGACCCGCGCCGTTCCGGCGCGCAGATGCGCGTGGCCGAGGCAGGCATAGACCTGGCCGCGCCGCTCGCACGACACGCCGAAAACGGCGTCGCTTCCCTGCTGGTGGACAGTCTGGACTACTGGGTCTTTGCCGTGCTGGAGGCCGAGGGTGAGACAGGGCTCGCGACTCGGGTCGGCGAACTTGTCGACACCCTCGACTCCTTTGCGCGCGCCGGCGCACCGAACGTGGTGCTGGTCTCCTGCGAGGTGGGCCTCGGCCCCATCGCAGCATCGCCCGAAATACGCGCTTTCGTCCGCAGCCTGGGTGAATGCAACCGACGCATAGCCGGAACGTGCGACGAAGCCACATTCTGCGCGGCCGGACTTCCCATGCAACTCAAAACGCGGTAA
- the cbiR gene encoding cobamide remodeling phosphodiesterase CbiR: MRLRTTQAAGTPPVVAAPSFVVPGAIPENCAFLEPLVDEVALCFFETRACLEYGEDDLPKHLARHALTYHVHLPLDLPDDPGELRASLIGLAEKAAFLAPRFYVLHPPPTEALLRTAVAALAKAGVPPGDILLENVGSPPIAPLLPLAYDFGMHFCLDIGHFLRLGEREILKDETLLSRTRCLHVYAPDPVGSGRHHKLSLLDDKGLAFLDDLVSRLPHLEAVVLEIFDRHGFERSLATWQARYPHLEGVR; the protein is encoded by the coding sequence ATGCGTCTCCGCACCACACAGGCTGCTGGCACTCCGCCGGTCGTGGCCGCCCCGTCCTTCGTCGTTCCCGGCGCCATCCCAGAGAACTGCGCGTTCCTCGAACCACTCGTGGACGAGGTGGCGCTGTGCTTTTTCGAAACCAGAGCCTGCCTTGAATACGGCGAAGATGACTTACCGAAACATCTTGCCCGGCATGCGCTAACGTATCACGTACATCTGCCGCTCGATCTGCCGGATGATCCTGGCGAACTGCGTGCATCGCTCATCGGCCTGGCAGAGAAAGCCGCTTTCCTTGCTCCGCGGTTCTACGTGCTGCACCCACCGCCCACGGAGGCGCTGCTGCGCACGGCCGTGGCCGCCCTGGCCAAGGCCGGCGTGCCCCCCGGCGACATCCTGCTGGAGAACGTGGGCTCACCGCCGATTGCGCCGCTGCTGCCCCTCGCGTACGATTTCGGCATGCATTTCTGCCTGGACATCGGCCACTTCCTCCGGCTCGGGGAACGCGAGATCCTGAAGGACGAGACGCTTCTTTCGCGCACCCGCTGCCTGCACGTCTATGCGCCTGATCCCGTGGGCTCGGGCCGTCACCACAAGCTTTCCCTGCTGGACGACAAGGGCCTTGCTTTCCTCGACGATCTCGTTTCCCGATTGCCGCATCTCGAAGCAGTGGTCCTGGAAATCTTCGACCGCCACGGCTTCGAGCGATCCCTTGCAACATGGCAGGCTCGCTATCCGCATCTGGAGGGGGTGCGATGA
- a CDS encoding UvrD-helicase domain-containing protein, with protein MEQFLADLHIHSRYSRATSKQLVPRVLAAWARVKGLHVLGTGDFTHPTWRKELAEELEPDSSSGLLRLKDTRNLTREIPFLDGYELSGRTLFMLQAEISSIYKKNGVVRKIHNLVYVPTFEAADNLSDKLAAIGNIESDGRPILGLDSRDLLEMVLELDPLAFLVPAHIWTPWFSLFGSKSGFNSLEECYGDLSQHIFALETGLSSDPEMNWLLSALDRYALISNSDAHSGEKLGRECNLFSGERSYEGIYRALRGEALGHKFQGTVEFFPEEGKYHLDGHRKCGVALEPRETLARGGICPVCGKQLTVGVLHRVLDLADRDMPEKPAQAPGFESLIPLSEVLSEVVGAGPATKKVRALYTRCISRIGSEMAVLRDAPAEDLARISTPLAEAVSRMRRGEVIRNPGYDGEFGVIHVFSDKERKELHQGTFLVPESVSAKKKSLTQPNTEKESVASPDAAPEPEAILDTEPPTPAAPAGLNPEQQRAVQAGPGPVLVKAGPGTGKTHTLLARIEHLIAEGSSPRHILAVTFTRKAARELSERLVRSFGSNAGQPRADTLHALAHEVWRNAYDEAPVVLSEESARRVFRESNSAAGLDSRALDKTFSAISLARERRESLSEELQPLFHRYVKQKESWNLADYTDLLEFWLEQIEHEIYPRPYTHVLVDEVQDFSQLQIDLIRALLTAPAAEQIADELDEPVSPPGRGLFAIGDPDQSIYGFRGAMAHVEQALLDVWPHLEIIGLSANYRSAQSILDLAAHALDQGRGEPEILRGTSAMAGQIRLFEAPTAESEAAWVGERIRALLGATSHTLADRGRSGSEEESEGLGEDSFSPGDVAVLVRVRSQIAPLARTLDRLGLPVAVPEAEAFWEDQRVAAILAAAGGFLGISRPEADPDAENDQTAKPLPCPDDILTKGPKAIASYMQDVPPFDRLFWKSRAFRELVASFEEHGGWLGLINWINLQSSLEQVKRVSEKIQVMTLHAAKGLEFRAVFLPGLEEGILPFAGPGFSGIPETPPSDFQVDIDPERLAEELRLFYVGLTRAREGLYLSRAGSRNVYGATYRLPASRFLAQLTTGEKAIRRSTLIAKTQRTQKHLSLMD; from the coding sequence ATGGAACAATTTCTCGCCGATCTCCATATCCATTCCAGGTACTCCAGGGCAACCAGCAAACAACTGGTCCCGAGGGTGCTGGCTGCGTGGGCGCGGGTCAAGGGCCTGCACGTCCTCGGCACCGGCGACTTCACCCACCCCACGTGGCGTAAGGAGCTGGCCGAGGAACTGGAACCCGATTCTTCCAGCGGCCTGCTGCGGCTCAAGGATACGCGCAACCTCACCCGGGAGATTCCATTCCTGGACGGATACGAGCTTTCCGGCCGCACTCTGTTCATGCTCCAGGCCGAGATAAGCTCCATCTACAAGAAAAATGGCGTAGTGCGTAAGATTCACAATCTTGTATACGTACCTACCTTCGAGGCGGCGGACAACCTTTCCGACAAGCTCGCCGCCATCGGCAACATAGAGTCCGACGGCCGTCCCATCCTGGGCCTGGACTCGCGCGACCTGCTGGAAATGGTCCTGGAGCTCGACCCCCTCGCCTTCCTCGTGCCGGCGCATATCTGGACACCATGGTTCTCCCTGTTCGGCTCCAAGTCCGGCTTCAATTCCCTGGAAGAATGTTACGGGGACCTTTCCCAGCACATCTTCGCCCTGGAGACCGGCCTGTCCTCAGACCCGGAGATGAACTGGCTGCTCTCGGCTCTGGATCGCTATGCCCTCATCTCCAACTCGGACGCCCACTCCGGCGAGAAACTCGGCCGCGAGTGCAATCTCTTCAGCGGCGAGCGCTCCTACGAAGGAATTTACCGAGCCCTGCGCGGCGAGGCCCTTGGGCATAAGTTCCAGGGAACCGTGGAATTCTTCCCAGAAGAAGGCAAGTACCACCTGGACGGCCACCGCAAATGCGGCGTTGCTCTGGAGCCCCGCGAAACCCTGGCCCGCGGCGGCATCTGTCCTGTCTGCGGCAAGCAGCTCACCGTGGGCGTCCTCCACCGCGTGCTCGACCTGGCCGACCGTGACATGCCCGAAAAGCCCGCGCAGGCGCCCGGGTTCGAATCGCTCATCCCCCTGTCCGAAGTCCTGTCCGAGGTCGTCGGCGCCGGCCCTGCCACCAAAAAAGTCCGCGCCTTGTACACGCGATGCATCTCGCGTATCGGCTCGGAAATGGCGGTGCTGCGTGACGCACCGGCCGAGGACCTGGCCCGAATCTCCACGCCCCTGGCAGAGGCCGTGTCCCGCATGCGGCGCGGCGAGGTCATACGCAACCCCGGCTATGACGGCGAGTTCGGAGTGATTCACGTGTTCTCGGACAAGGAACGCAAGGAGCTGCATCAGGGCACGTTTCTTGTGCCTGAATCCGTGAGCGCAAAAAAGAAAAGTCTCACACAGCCAAATACCGAAAAGGAATCCGTCGCCTCTCCTGATGCAGCACCGGAGCCGGAAGCGATTCTCGATACCGAGCCCCCGACACCAGCCGCGCCGGCCGGTCTCAACCCGGAACAGCAACGCGCCGTTCAGGCGGGCCCCGGACCCGTATTGGTCAAGGCAGGCCCTGGCACGGGCAAGACGCACACCCTGCTCGCGCGCATCGAGCACCTCATTGCCGAGGGCAGCTCCCCACGCCACATCCTCGCCGTCACCTTCACGCGCAAGGCGGCCCGCGAGCTTTCCGAACGGCTCGTGCGTTCCTTCGGTTCCAACGCAGGCCAGCCCCGCGCCGACACTCTGCACGCCCTGGCCCACGAGGTCTGGCGCAACGCCTATGATGAAGCGCCGGTGGTGCTTTCCGAGGAATCCGCCCGCCGCGTGTTCCGCGAGTCCAACTCCGCCGCCGGGCTCGACTCTCGCGCCCTGGACAAGACTTTCTCCGCCATATCGCTGGCCCGCGAGCGCCGTGAATCCCTGAGTGAAGAGCTCCAACCGCTCTTCCACCGTTACGTGAAGCAGAAGGAATCCTGGAACCTCGCAGACTACACGGATCTTCTCGAATTCTGGCTGGAACAGATCGAACACGAAATCTATCCTCGCCCATACACCCATGTGCTGGTGGACGAGGTGCAGGATTTTTCCCAACTGCAGATCGACCTCATCCGCGCCCTGCTCACAGCCCCTGCCGCCGAACAAATCGCCGACGAGCTGGACGAGCCCGTCTCGCCGCCCGGCCGCGGCCTCTTCGCCATCGGCGACCCCGACCAGTCCATCTACGGCTTCCGCGGCGCCATGGCCCACGTGGAGCAGGCGCTGCTCGACGTCTGGCCGCATCTGGAAATCATCGGCCTTTCCGCCAACTACCGCTCCGCCCAGTCCATTCTGGACCTCGCGGCCCACGCACTTGACCAGGGCCGCGGCGAACCCGAGATATTGCGCGGCACTTCCGCCATGGCCGGCCAGATACGCCTGTTCGAGGCGCCCACAGCAGAGAGCGAGGCGGCCTGGGTGGGCGAACGCATCCGCGCCCTGCTGGGCGCAACAAGCCACACCCTGGCGGACCGCGGCCGTTCCGGCAGCGAGGAAGAGAGCGAGGGCCTCGGTGAGGACTCCTTCTCTCCGGGGGACGTGGCCGTTCTCGTGCGCGTTCGTTCGCAGATAGCGCCGCTGGCCCGCACATTGGACCGGCTCGGCCTGCCCGTGGCCGTGCCCGAGGCCGAGGCATTCTGGGAAGACCAGCGCGTGGCCGCCATTTTGGCTGCTGCCGGAGGGTTCCTTGGCATCTCGCGTCCCGAGGCCGATCCCGACGCGGAAAACGATCAGACCGCCAAACCCCTGCCCTGCCCGGACGACATTCTGACCAAAGGCCCCAAGGCCATCGCCTCCTACATGCAGGACGTGCCGCCCTTCGACCGCCTGTTCTGGAAGAGCCGCGCCTTCAGGGAGTTGGTCGCCAGTTTCGAAGAGCATGGGGGATGGCTCGGTCTTATCAACTGGATCAACCTGCAATCCAGCCTGGAGCAGGTGAAGCGGGTGAGCGAAAAAATCCAGGTGATGACGCTGCACGCCGCCAAGGGTCTGGAGTTCCGCGCCGTGTTCCTGCCCGGCCTGGAAGAAGGCATCCTGCCCTTTGCCGGCCCCGGGTTTTCCGGCATTCCGGAAACACCCCCCTCGGACTTTCAGGTGGATATCGACCCCGAACGACTGGCCGAGGAGCTGCGACTTTTCTACGTTGGCCTCACGCGCGCCCGCGAGGGGCTCTACCTCTCCCGCGCCGGCAGCCGCAACGTGTACGGCGCGACATACCGCCTTCCGGCCTCGCGCTTCCTGGCGCAACTCACGACCGGAGAAAAGGCCATTCGCCGGTCCACGCTTATCGCCAAGACCCAGCGCACGCAGAAGCATCTGTCGCTCATGGATTGA
- a CDS encoding SAM-dependent methyltransferase, producing the protein MNDATHTAGYSLGGTIHLAPRGFEEQLEHEVRRELEDSDPEAARRVWTHGRLVFAPGPYRPMAWAQNSWLDPWRIPFDSINEGARALKAIQRNWCLTSIAEHRRAALIAGALPPVKGRPIRFGESPPASPLGGWTLWDRNTIIAAPRTTSPFPEGEVRFVEDKAGPPNRAYLKLWDVFTRFGISPGPGEHCLDLGASPGGWTWVLAELGCRVTAVDRSPLASPLMDNPLVEFRSGSAFGVDPRHVAEEYGHVDWLVWDVACYPKRLLTWVQRWLEHGPACAMVCTVKFQGETDAESAAAFKAIPGSRLVHLTHNKHELTWIRRAGGVPFP; encoded by the coding sequence ATGAACGATGCAACGCATACCGCCGGCTATTCGCTCGGCGGAACCATTCACCTTGCCCCGCGCGGGTTCGAGGAGCAGTTGGAACACGAGGTCCGCCGCGAGCTGGAAGACTCGGACCCGGAAGCGGCCCGGCGTGTCTGGACGCACGGCCGGCTCGTGTTCGCGCCGGGACCGTACCGGCCCATGGCTTGGGCGCAGAATTCCTGGCTCGACCCCTGGCGCATCCCCTTCGACTCCATCAATGAAGGAGCCCGGGCGCTCAAGGCCATCCAGCGCAACTGGTGCCTCACGTCCATAGCGGAGCACCGGCGGGCCGCGCTTATCGCCGGGGCCCTGCCCCCGGTCAAGGGGCGGCCGATCCGATTCGGGGAATCGCCGCCCGCTTCGCCCCTCGGAGGCTGGACTCTGTGGGACCGCAACACCATCATCGCCGCACCGCGCACTACCTCCCCTTTTCCTGAAGGCGAGGTCCGCTTCGTGGAGGACAAGGCCGGCCCGCCAAATCGCGCCTACCTCAAACTATGGGATGTCTTCACCCGCTTCGGCATCAGTCCCGGACCGGGCGAGCATTGTCTGGACCTGGGTGCGAGCCCCGGCGGCTGGACATGGGTCCTGGCCGAACTGGGCTGCCGGGTGACGGCCGTGGACCGTTCACCGCTCGCATCCCCGCTCATGGACAATCCGCTCGTCGAGTTCCGATCTGGCAGCGCTTTCGGAGTGGACCCGCGCCATGTGGCCGAGGAGTACGGCCATGTGGACTGGCTGGTCTGGGATGTGGCCTGCTACCCGAAACGGCTGCTCACCTGGGTGCAGCGCTGGCTGGAGCACGGACCCGCCTGCGCCATGGTCTGCACCGTGAAGTTTCAGGGCGAGACGGATGCGGAATCGGCTGCAGCGTTCAAGGCCATACCAGGATCGAGGCTCGTCCACCTGACCCACAACAAGCACGAGCTCACCTGGATTCGCCGCGCCGGCGGCGTTCCTTTTCCCTGA
- a CDS encoding sigma-54-dependent transcriptional regulator, producing MDDMYEQFRILVVEDDPHSLDELEQALSGPGHEITTCQETQCALDLVEREAFDLVMTDLHTGGRGELTLLARVKSDHPETEVVIITGSSSVERAVEAMKRGALHYLTKPYSEEEVRVLVERVKEKRIVREELEELRSYVRNRQGPRLIGKSPQVQELKRHIVRVAPLDCTVLITGETGTGKELVSQMIHQNSKRADKRQFAVNCGSLSEELLCNELFGHEREAFTGAQRTTKGIFESLDGGTVLLDEIGEMPMSAQVQLLRVLQEKKVVRVGGTEEVPVDVRILVATHRRLEDEVKAGRFREDLYYRLNVFTMKIPPLRERADDIPLFCNYFLERYAKDYDKPVERLSNEVLDLLTAYSFPGNVRELKNIIERAVILSDGAVIERTHLPARLRGQSAVCGSAGDLLLSLAELEERHIRLVLEKTKGNKSKAAQILGIDRTSLWRKIKRMGLANDAH from the coding sequence ATGGATGATATGTACGAACAGTTCCGTATCCTCGTCGTGGAAGACGATCCCCATTCCCTCGACGAGCTTGAGCAGGCTCTTTCCGGCCCCGGCCATGAGATTACGACCTGCCAGGAAACGCAATGCGCTCTCGATCTGGTGGAGCGCGAAGCCTTTGACCTCGTGATGACCGACCTGCACACGGGCGGGCGTGGTGAACTCACACTGCTCGCCAGGGTCAAATCCGATCATCCCGAGACCGAGGTCGTCATCATCACCGGGTCCAGTTCGGTTGAACGCGCCGTGGAGGCCATGAAGCGTGGCGCCCTGCATTACCTGACCAAGCCGTACTCCGAGGAAGAGGTTCGCGTGCTTGTGGAGCGGGTGAAGGAAAAGCGGATCGTTCGGGAGGAACTCGAGGAGTTGCGTTCCTACGTGCGCAACAGGCAGGGGCCGCGGCTCATCGGCAAAAGCCCCCAGGTGCAGGAACTCAAGCGACACATCGTGCGGGTGGCGCCGCTGGACTGCACGGTGCTCATCACCGGCGAAACGGGCACTGGCAAGGAACTCGTCTCTCAGATGATCCACCAGAACTCCAAGCGAGCGGACAAACGCCAGTTTGCCGTGAACTGCGGATCCCTGAGCGAGGAACTGCTCTGCAACGAGCTGTTCGGGCACGAGCGGGAAGCTTTCACGGGAGCGCAGCGCACCACCAAGGGCATCTTCGAGTCCCTGGACGGCGGCACCGTGCTGCTCGACGAGATCGGCGAGATGCCCATGTCCGCACAGGTGCAGCTGTTGCGCGTGCTCCAGGAGAAAAAGGTGGTGCGCGTGGGCGGCACCGAAGAGGTTCCGGTGGACGTGCGCATCCTCGTGGCCACACACCGCCGGCTGGAAGACGAGGTGAAAGCCGGCCGCTTCCGTGAAGACCTGTATTACCGGTTGAACGTATTCACCATGAAGATTCCGCCCCTGCGCGAGCGCGCGGACGACATCCCCCTGTTCTGCAATTATTTTCTGGAACGCTACGCCAAGGACTACGACAAGCCGGTGGAGCGGTTGTCCAATGAAGTGCTCGACCTGCTCACGGCGTACTCTTTCCCCGGAAACGTGCGCGAGCTCAAAAACATCATCGAGCGAGCCGTCATCCTGTCTGACGGGGCGGTGATAGAGCGAACGCACCTGCCGGCCCGGCTGCGAGGGCAGAGCGCTGTCTGCGGCTCGGCCGGAGACCTTCTGCTGAGCCTTGCCGAACTGGAAGAGCGGCATATCCGGCTGGTCCTGGAGAAGACGAAAGGGAACAAATCCAAAGCAGCGCAGATTCTCGGCATTGACCGCACATCATTGTGGCGAAAGATAAAACGCATGGGCCTGGCAAATGATGCACATTGA